GACGAAATGGTAGAGTTCACGTAAATTCATCTTGGCGTATATCTTACATAAGGAACCATTAAGTTTAAGGTAATCCTTTATTGTGGCAATAGATGTGGGGATGCTATCACCAAAAGTAACCGTTTCTCTGTGAAGCTCTTCCCAAATATCTGATCTTCCACTTTCAATAATGGCGCTAGGGATAACAAAATTACCAGTATTGCTGTTCTTTTTAAGAATGGTACACTGTCTGTGGCGTTTAAACTGAGCCCAGCAAGATTCACTCATGGTAAGTTCAAATTCAAACTCTGCTACCTCAAAAGCTCTGGGAACTTTATGCCAACTTCTCATGCCCTTAAAAGCTTGTTGCCAAAGTTGTTCTTTAGCTAAACGGGGCAGGCGGGCAAGGGTCTCAAGGTTTTCTTGCCAGCCAAGTTCACTTTGTTGGTAGATTAAAGCCGCCAAAACGGAGTCGTCGATATTCTTTGGGCTAGATAAAAGTTTGGCTTTGTTCTCCATATCAATCAAGGCCAGCCAAGGCAATTCCTGCTGCAAGAAACTGCTAAATCCTACGCTGTTTAAATCTATATTACCGCGGTAACCATCGGGCTCAGTATGGCGAATTAAAGAAGGGCATATAGGTTTTACCTTTCTATATATCATATCTTTTAGCTCTTGAGCTTCGTGCAATGGATGAATTGCCAATCTGCGCAGAAGGTGTTCTAAACTGCGGGCATTTATGGTCATGCCCATCTGGGTTTTGGTGGCTAAAGGCAAAATATACCGGGCATCTTCTTTGGCTAGGCATTCGCGATCTCTGGATTTTAGCTTAGGATTTTGTTTCCGATACATATCATCAAGCAGTTTGAACGAGGTCTCGTACTCAGTAAAGAGAGCATCCATCAATTTTTTGTATTGCTGTTTAATATTTGTTCGCCGAGAAAGCTCACGAGGGACAAGGTAATCTTTGGAAAAAGTTACATAACGCTGAGATTTTTCGGTGAAAGAGGCAATTCTGCTACGTTGAATAAGCTCGGTAAGCAACCTTGAAACGTCGATGATATCCAGATTAAACACTGCGTGTTCAGCTATGGAAGAATGTCCCATTTCATAAACGATATTCTCGTTCGAACTTCGAGCTTTGTCAATTTCAGAAAGAGCTTCCTTACGTAAAGTATCTACGTTTTTACTGCTCCTGGAAATTCGGGCATAAGCAGCAGTAATAACTTCCGGACTGGCATTATCTTTCTTAATGCCTCTTATCAAACCGGCATCAATATTGTATCCCGCAACAATCAGTTTCATGAATAATTGACCTTATATTAGTGCTTTAACGCTGCTAGCACCAATGCGGTTTGCGCCACTATCTAGCATTTGCTTGGCTGTTTCTGGATTACGGATGCCCCCGCTGGCTTTTACGCCAAATTTTGGTCCTACAACCTCGCGCATGAGAGCAATATCATCTGCTTTGGCTCCAGCAGTGCCAAATCCGGTTGATGTCTTCACAAATTTAGCTCCAGCTTTCTTACTAAAAAGGCA
Above is a genomic segment from Candidatus Cloacimonadota bacterium containing:
- the thyX gene encoding FAD-dependent thymidylate synthase, with translation MKLIVAGYNIDAGLIRGIKKDNASPEVITAAYARISRSSKNVDTLRKEALSEIDKARSSNENIVYEMGHSSIAEHAVFNLDIIDVSRLLTELIQRSRIASFTEKSQRYVTFSKDYLVPRELSRRTNIKQQYKKLMDALFTEYETSFKLLDDMYRKQNPKLKSRDRECLAKEDARYILPLATKTQMGMTINARSLEHLLRRLAIHPLHEAQELKDMIYRKVKPICPSLIRHTEPDGYRGNIDLNSVGFSSFLQQELPWLALIDMENKAKLLSSPKNIDDSVLAALIYQQSELGWQENLETLARLPRLAKEQLWQQAFKGMRSWHKVPRAFEVAEFEFELTMSESCWAQFKRHRQCTILKKNSNTGNFVIPSAIIESGRSDIWEELHRETVTFGDSIPTSIATIKDYLKLNGSLCKIYAKMNLRELYHFVRLRSDKHAQWEIRQVSDTICNIITTHAPNAARMLCGKSSFKQIC